Proteins co-encoded in one Campylobacter jejuni genomic window:
- a CDS encoding type III pantothenate kinase has translation MLLCDIGNSNANFLDDNKYFTLSIDQFLEFKNEQKIFYINVNEHLKEHLKNQKNFINLEPYFLFDTIYQGLGIDRIAACYTIEDGVVVDAGSAITIDIISNSIHLGGFILPGIANYKKIYSHISPRLKSEFNTQVSLDAFPQKTIDALSYGVFKGIYLLIKDAAQNKKLYFTGGDGQFLANYFDHAIYDKLLIFRGMKKIIKENPNLLY, from the coding sequence ATGTTGCTCTGTGATATTGGGAATTCAAATGCTAATTTCCTAGATGATAACAAATATTTTACTCTTAGTATAGATCAGTTTTTAGAATTTAAAAATGAACAAAAAATTTTTTATATCAATGTCAATGAACATCTCAAAGAACATTTAAAAAATCAAAAAAATTTTATCAATCTTGAACCTTATTTTTTATTTGATACAATTTATCAAGGATTAGGAATCGATCGCATAGCAGCTTGTTATACTATTGAAGATGGGGTTGTTGTAGATGCAGGTAGTGCTATTACAATTGATATTATTTCTAATTCTATACATCTTGGTGGTTTTATCTTACCAGGTATTGCAAATTATAAAAAAATTTATAGCCATATTTCACCACGATTAAAAAGTGAATTTAACACTCAAGTTAGTCTTGATGCATTCCCGCAAAAAACTATAGATGCTTTAAGTTATGGTGTTTTTAAAGGAATTTACCTACTGATAAAAGATGCCGCTCAAAATAAAAAGCTTTATTTCACTGGTGGAGATGGACAATTTTTAGCAAATTATTTCGATCACGCAATTTATGATAAACTTTTAATCTTTCGAGGAATGAAAAAGATTATAAAAGAAAATCCCAATTTACTTTATTAA
- the gatC gene encoding Asp-tRNA(Asn)/Glu-tRNA(Gln) amidotransferase subunit GatC codes for MQIDEKLLSKLEKLSALQITKNRNETIVQLSEIVNFVEKLNELDLDSQEITVSTIKGGAPLRIDEIRKSNVIDEVLDCAPKKQEHFFVVPKIIE; via the coding sequence ATGCAAATAGATGAGAAATTATTAAGCAAGCTTGAAAAATTAAGCGCTTTACAAATAACAAAAAACAGAAATGAAACCATTGTACAGTTAAGTGAAATTGTGAATTTTGTTGAAAAATTAAACGAACTTGATCTAGATTCCCAAGAGATTACTGTGAGTACTATAAAAGGTGGAGCTCCTTTGAGGATTGATGAGATAAGAAAGAGCAATGTTATTGATGAGGTTTTAGATTGTGCTCCAAAAAAACAAGAACATTTTTTTGTTGTTCCTAAAATCATAGAATGA
- a CDS encoding CvpA family protein, with amino-acid sequence MNFYWFDAFILGFTLLLGLKGIINGLIKEIFGLLGIIGGVFIASKYATQAAEFIQSTFYKIENQSLAGFAGFLAILIIFWIVCLLVGNFLSKLIKLSGLGFLDRIGGFIFGGAKIFLIFAILVFCVARIDFLNDKLDNFAKNSYTLNLLKETGSFIMNQPLTENSLDHASEKLQDIVSDLNNTQKGE; translated from the coding sequence ATGAATTTTTATTGGTTTGATGCTTTTATTTTAGGATTTACCTTGCTTTTAGGGCTTAAGGGTATTATCAATGGTTTGATAAAAGAAATTTTTGGACTTTTGGGTATTATTGGTGGTGTTTTTATTGCTTCAAAATACGCAACTCAAGCAGCTGAATTTATACAAAGTACTTTTTATAAGATAGAAAATCAAAGCTTAGCTGGATTTGCTGGATTTTTGGCCATATTAATTATTTTTTGGATAGTTTGTTTATTGGTGGGTAATTTTCTTTCTAAGTTGATTAAATTAAGTGGCCTAGGTTTTTTAGATCGTATTGGTGGCTTTATATTTGGCGGAGCAAAAATCTTTTTAATTTTTGCAATTTTGGTTTTTTGTGTAGCAAGAATCGATTTTTTAAATGATAAATTAGATAATTTTGCTAAAAATAGCTATACTTTAAATTTACTTAAAGAAACGGGATCTTTTATTATGAATCAACCTTTAACAGAAAATAGTCTAGATCATGCTAGTGAAAAGTTGCAAGATATTGTAAGTGATTTAAACAATACTCAAAAAGGGGAGTGA
- the fur gene encoding Fur family transcriptional regulator: MLIENVEYDVLLERFKKILRQGGLKYTKQREVLLKTLYHSDTHYTPESLYIEIKQAEPDLNVGIATVYRTLNLLEEAEMVTSISFGLAGKKYELANKPHHDHMICKNCGKIIEFENPIIERQQALIAKEHGFKLTSHLMQLYGVCGDCNNQKAKVKI, translated from the coding sequence ATGCTGATAGAAAATGTGGAATATGATGTTTTACTTGAGAGATTTAAAAAAATATTAAGACAAGGCGGACTTAAATATACCAAGCAAAGAGAAGTGCTTTTAAAAACTCTTTATCATAGCGATACTCATTACACACCCGAAAGTTTATATATCGAAATCAAACAAGCTGAACCTGATTTAAATGTAGGAATTGCAACTGTTTATCGTACTTTAAATTTGCTTGAAGAAGCAGAAATGGTAACTTCCATTTCTTTTGGTTTAGCAGGTAAAAAATATGAGCTTGCCAATAAACCTCACCATGATCATATGATATGTAAAAATTGCGGAAAAATTATAGAGTTTGAAAATCCTATTATAGAAAGACAGCAAGCCTTGATTGCAAAAGAACATGGTTTTAAACTTACAAGCCATTTGATGCAGCTTTATGGTGTTTGTGGTGATTGTAATAATCAAAAAGCAAAGGTAAAAATATAA
- the lysS gene encoding lysine--tRNA ligase, producing the protein MFDNILEQQRIEKAKELKNLGINPYPHFLEKEMSLKTFKDKFSYILEQVEKRDESINAVVAGRLKLLRIAGKSIFANIEDEDTNLQIYFSKDSVGEELYTILKKNLEVGDIVLVKGFPFVTKTGEFSLHASEIKLATKAIVPLPEKYHGLTDIEQRYRKRYVDMIMNAEVRKDFLVRSKVVSLIRHFFENKGFLEVETPMMHPIAGGANAKPFVTFHNSLGVERFLRIAPELYLKRLIVGGFEAVFEINRCFRNEGMDLTHNPEFTTIEFYWAYHNYKDLMDLTEELFALLLDKLNLGKTIEFDGKMIDFSKPFERITYKDALCKYGGLDRDLIEDKEKILTKLKVDGFEANEKLELGHLQAELFDNYVEEKLINPTFVIDFPISISPLSRRSDGDSQIAERFELFICGRELANGFNELNDPLDQCERFLKQIEAKNAGDEEACEMDEDFVNALGYGMPPTAGQGIGIDRLVMLLTNKKSIRDVILFPAMRPLKSELKEKE; encoded by the coding sequence ATGTTTGATAATATTTTAGAGCAGCAAAGAATAGAAAAAGCTAAAGAGTTAAAAAATTTAGGGATTAATCCTTATCCTCATTTTTTAGAAAAAGAAATGTCTTTAAAGACTTTTAAGGATAAATTTTCTTATATTTTAGAGCAAGTTGAAAAAAGGGATGAAAGTATCAATGCTGTTGTTGCAGGACGTTTGAAACTTTTGCGTATAGCAGGAAAATCGATTTTTGCAAACATTGAAGATGAGGATACAAATTTACAAATTTATTTTAGTAAAGATAGCGTAGGTGAAGAACTTTATACGATTTTAAAAAAGAATTTAGAGGTGGGTGATATTGTTTTGGTTAAAGGTTTTCCTTTTGTAACTAAAACAGGTGAGTTTAGTTTGCATGCAAGTGAAATAAAACTTGCTACAAAAGCTATTGTTCCTTTACCTGAAAAATATCATGGATTAACAGATATTGAGCAAAGATATCGCAAACGTTATGTTGATATGATAATGAATGCCGAAGTTAGAAAAGATTTTTTAGTGCGTTCTAAAGTGGTGAGTTTAATCCGTCATTTTTTTGAAAATAAAGGCTTTTTAGAAGTAGAAACTCCTATGATGCATCCGATTGCAGGTGGAGCAAACGCTAAGCCTTTTGTAACTTTTCACAATTCTTTAGGCGTAGAAAGATTTTTAAGAATTGCTCCAGAACTTTATCTTAAAAGACTTATAGTGGGTGGTTTTGAGGCGGTTTTTGAAATCAATCGTTGTTTTAGAAACGAAGGTATGGATTTAACTCATAATCCCGAATTTACAACTATAGAATTTTATTGGGCCTATCATAATTATAAAGATTTAATGGATTTAACTGAAGAACTTTTTGCTTTACTTTTGGATAAACTTAATTTAGGAAAAACAATAGAATTTGATGGAAAAATGATAGATTTTTCTAAACCTTTTGAAAGAATAACCTATAAAGACGCACTTTGTAAGTATGGTGGTTTAGATAGGGATTTAATTGAAGATAAGGAAAAAATTCTTACTAAATTAAAAGTAGATGGTTTTGAAGCGAATGAAAAGCTTGAACTTGGGCATTTGCAAGCTGAACTTTTTGATAATTATGTGGAAGAAAAATTGATCAATCCTACTTTTGTGATTGATTTTCCTATTTCCATAAGTCCTTTATCAAGACGTAGCGACGGGGATTCTCAGATTGCTGAGAGATTTGAGTTGTTTATTTGTGGAAGAGAATTGGCAAATGGTTTTAATGAGCTTAATGATCCTCTTGATCAATGTGAGAGATTTTTAAAACAAATTGAAGCTAAAAATGCAGGCGATGAAGAGGCTTGCGAAATGGATGAAGATTTTGTAAATGCTTTGGGTTATGGAATGCCTCCAACGGCAGGGCAGGGTATAGGCATAGATAGACTTGTTATGCTTTTGACAAATAAAAAATCTATTCGAGATGTGATATTGTTTCCTGCAATGCGTCCATTAAAATCAGAACTAAAGGAGAAAGAATGA
- the glyA gene encoding serine hydroxymethyltransferase, with amino-acid sequence MSLEMFDKEIFDLTNKELERQCEGLEMIASENFTLPEVMEVMGSILTNKYAEGYPGKRYYGGCEFVDEIETLAIERCKKLFNCKFANVQPNSGSQANQGVYAALINPGDKILGMDLSHGGHLTHGAKVSSSGKMYESCFYGVELDGRIDYEKVREIAKKEKPKLIVCGASAYARVIDFAKFREIANEIGAYLFADIAHIAGLVVAGEHPSPFPHAHVVSSTTHKTLRGPRGGIIMTNDEELAKKINSAIFPGIQGGPLMHVIAAKAVGFKFNLSDEWKVYAKQVRTNAQVLANVLMDRKFKLVSDGTDNHLILMSFLDREFSGKDADLALGNAGITANKNTVPGEIRSPFITSGLRLGTPALTARGFKEKEMETVSNYIADILDDINNEKLQENIKQELKKLASNFIIYERAMF; translated from the coding sequence ATGAGTTTAGAAATGTTTGATAAAGAAATTTTTGATTTAACAAACAAAGAGTTAGAGCGTCAATGCGAAGGTCTTGAAATGATAGCGAGTGAAAATTTCACTTTACCTGAAGTAATGGAAGTTATGGGAAGTATCTTGACGAACAAATACGCAGAAGGTTATCCGGGTAAAAGATATTATGGTGGTTGTGAATTTGTTGATGAGATTGAAACTCTAGCTATTGAAAGATGTAAAAAACTTTTTAATTGTAAATTTGCTAATGTTCAGCCTAATTCAGGTTCTCAAGCTAATCAAGGTGTTTATGCGGCTTTGATTAATCCAGGTGATAAAATTTTAGGAATGGATTTAAGTCATGGTGGACATTTAACTCATGGTGCAAAAGTAAGTTCTTCGGGTAAAATGTACGAAAGTTGTTTTTACGGCGTAGAACTTGATGGAAGAATTGATTATGAAAAAGTAAGAGAAATTGCTAAAAAAGAAAAACCAAAACTTATAGTTTGTGGAGCTAGTGCTTATGCAAGAGTGATTGATTTTGCTAAATTTAGAGAAATTGCTAATGAAATAGGTGCCTATCTTTTTGCTGATATAGCACATATTGCAGGTCTTGTTGTGGCAGGCGAGCATCCAAGTCCTTTTCCGCACGCTCATGTAGTAAGCTCAACTACACATAAAACTTTGCGTGGTCCAAGAGGTGGTATTATTATGACAAATGATGAAGAGCTTGCTAAAAAAATTAATTCTGCGATTTTTCCAGGTATTCAAGGTGGTCCTTTGATGCATGTAATTGCTGCAAAAGCAGTAGGATTTAAATTTAATCTTAGCGATGAGTGGAAAGTTTATGCAAAACAAGTAAGAACCAATGCTCAAGTTTTAGCTAATGTTTTAATGGATAGAAAATTTAAACTTGTTAGCGATGGAACGGATAATCACCTTATTTTAATGAGTTTTTTAGATCGTGAATTTAGTGGAAAAGATGCAGATTTAGCTCTTGGAAATGCAGGTATTACTGCAAATAAAAATACCGTTCCAGGAGAGATTAGAAGTCCTTTTATCACAAGTGGATTAAGACTTGGAACTCCAGCTCTTACTGCCAGAGGTTTTAAAGAAAAAGAAATGGAAACTGTGTCAAATTATATTGCAGATATTTTAGATGATATTAATAATGAAAAATTACAAGAGAATATTAAACAAGAATTAAAAAAACTTGCAAGTAATTTTATTATTTATGAAAGGGCTATGTTTTGA
- a CDS encoding DUF1882 domain-containing protein: protein MISPMDMSLIKIIGDHYYIRRDKIVNKITHRGRLFFDKFERVDAPLNLNVMREHAAKKIVVAHDLITKDNKVENIVFDYNGFNAERFYHRAQLILREEGFINFTAYKTKTPGHLHLYIHKGHTALNEGYSLASKLSMMFASKMPIEWKVFPSMDVPREFNILILPYEVYQKERESSWSKHM, encoded by the coding sequence TTGATTTCACCAATGGATATGTCGCTAATTAAAATAATTGGCGATCATTATTATATAAGACGTGATAAAATTGTAAATAAAATTACACATAGAGGTCGCTTGTTTTTTGATAAATTTGAAAGAGTTGATGCTCCTTTAAATTTAAATGTCATGAGAGAACACGCTGCTAAAAAAATTGTTGTCGCTCATGATTTAATAACAAAAGATAATAAAGTAGAAAATATTGTCTTTGATTATAATGGTTTTAATGCTGAAAGATTTTATCACCGTGCACAACTTATCTTAAGAGAAGAAGGTTTTATAAATTTCACAGCCTATAAGACTAAAACTCCAGGACATTTACATCTTTATATTCACAAAGGACACACGGCGTTAAACGAAGGTTATTCTTTAGCGTCTAAACTTTCAATGATGTTTGCAAGTAAAATGCCAATAGAATGGAAGGTGTTTCCTAGCATGGATGTACCTAGGGAATTTAATATTTTAATATTGCCTTATGAGGTTTATCAAAAAGAACGAGAAAGTTCTTGGTCTAAGCATATGTAA
- a CDS encoding SPOR domain-containing protein, translating to MENQKNEFDDIILEKSNKSEKVKKILLRVIALVILFLAIMIVMKLINGSGDENTQNQSVLPSEPIATQDNNNDTSFESMPITDNTSAEDQFEALRKQFQDEQNTTQNTTTSSSNNNDTTNFAMPDQEVPAEPTATTSANTTPQASTPKQEVKQTAKPKEEAKKQTAVKKEKESAKQTPKKEQNANDLFKNVDAKPVHPSGLASGIYVQIFSVSNLDQKSKELASVKQKGYDYKLYKTTVGGKEITKVLIGPFEKADIAAELAKIRKDIAKDAFSFTLK from the coding sequence ATGGAAAATCAAAAAAATGAATTTGATGATATTATTTTAGAAAAAAGTAATAAAAGTGAAAAAGTAAAAAAAATTCTTTTACGAGTTATTGCTTTAGTTATTTTGTTTTTAGCTATCATGATAGTTATGAAGCTTATTAATGGTAGTGGTGATGAAAATACGCAAAATCAAAGTGTATTGCCAAGTGAACCTATAGCAACTCAAGACAATAACAATGATACTTCTTTTGAAAGTATGCCAATTACAGATAATACTTCAGCAGAAGATCAGTTTGAGGCATTAAGAAAACAATTTCAAGATGAACAAAATACAACTCAAAATACAACAACCTCTAGTTCAAATAACAATGATACTACAAATTTTGCTATGCCTGATCAAGAAGTTCCAGCAGAACCAACAGCAACTACTTCAGCAAATACCACTCCACAAGCAAGTACTCCCAAACAAGAAGTAAAACAAACTGCAAAACCTAAAGAAGAAGCAAAAAAACAAACAGCTGTAAAAAAAGAAAAAGAAAGTGCAAAACAAACCCCTAAAAAAGAACAAAATGCAAATGATTTATTTAAAAATGTTGATGCTAAACCTGTGCATCCAAGTGGTTTAGCATCGGGTATTTATGTGCAAATTTTCTCAGTAAGTAATTTGGATCAAAAATCAAAAGAACTTGCTTCTGTAAAGCAAAAAGGTTATGATTATAAACTTTATAAAACTACAGTTGGAGGTAAAGAAATTACCAAGGTTTTAATAGGACCATTTGAAAAGGCAGATATTGCAGCAGAACTTGCTAAAATCCGTAAGGATATTGCAAAAGATGCTTTTTCTTTTACTTTAAAATGA
- the aroE gene encoding shikimate dehydrogenase, translating to MKFLAVIGDPISHSKSPRMHNNAIKALGLDSIYTRYHLRNANCLREDFFKLGLSGANITLPFKEKALDIADVKDDFARNIGSANTLCLKEDKIYAYNTDALGFLEAIKDFDNIKKALILGAGGTALALAYALKQKGVEVYIANRSKERFKDFLAYPTYLYKNLQDFDFDLVINSTSAGLKDENLPCDRELLDRILPKAKFAFEVIYGRETPFYRLCKEYHLKIKDGLDMLLWQGVFAFELFFEIQDKREMIKNAMQQALILK from the coding sequence ATGAAATTTTTAGCAGTTATAGGCGATCCTATTTCTCACTCTAAATCGCCTAGAATGCATAATAATGCCATCAAAGCCTTAGGGCTTGATAGCATTTATACACGCTATCATTTAAGAAATGCTAACTGTTTAAGAGAAGATTTTTTTAAATTAGGACTTAGTGGAGCTAATATTACTTTGCCTTTTAAGGAAAAAGCTTTAGATATTGCTGATGTGAAGGATGATTTTGCTAGAAATATTGGCTCTGCAAATACTTTATGCTTAAAAGAAGATAAAATTTACGCTTATAATACTGATGCTTTAGGTTTTTTAGAAGCTATTAAGGATTTTGATAATATAAAAAAAGCTTTGATTTTGGGTGCTGGAGGTACAGCTTTGGCGCTTGCTTATGCATTAAAACAAAAAGGCGTAGAAGTGTATATAGCTAATCGTAGTAAAGAAAGATTTAAAGATTTTTTAGCTTATCCAACTTATCTTTATAAAAACTTGCAAGATTTTGACTTTGATTTGGTTATAAATTCAACTTCTGCTGGATTAAAAGATGAAAATTTACCTTGTGATAGAGAGCTTTTAGATAGAATTTTACCTAAAGCTAAATTTGCTTTTGAGGTAATTTATGGCAGAGAAACACCTTTTTATAGATTGTGTAAAGAGTATCATTTAAAAATTAAAGATGGACTTGATATGCTTTTATGGCAAGGAGTTTTTGCTTTTGAACTTTTTTTTGAAATACAAGATAAAAGAGAGATGATAAAAAATGCAATGCAACAGGCATTGATTTTAAAGTAG
- a CDS encoding membrane lipoprotein lipid attachment site-containing protein: protein MKKYILLASSMLILAACGGTSSNFVNVSMPNFKPQVPTKVEPIDSGVSIALEPINIEQNNNYSDYFENSVLKIRIEKEIDLLKQNLEEQIKTIAQLKGYKIVTTNPDYTLKSSISIYTEEKNAQKTSNFMSGDYVKSNLGINFKGKIDFIDAHNPQNSTNLSSSTKLDSLVALNYPIKNDDGVNMFKTTISTVPTQLNKGLEQPAFEIDKSFLAFYKNTLNTLYNNLPKATDIGKTIPNTNSGFNSFDGDATFEESLPQTNSNQNNTIENTPTKNIPTNPSSTNQNNQSKNQDGVEIFE, encoded by the coding sequence ATGAAAAAATATATTTTACTTGCTAGTAGTATGTTAATTTTAGCAGCTTGTGGAGGCACAAGTAGTAATTTTGTCAATGTTTCTATGCCAAATTTTAAACCCCAAGTTCCAACAAAGGTTGAACCTATTGATTCTGGAGTAAGCATTGCTCTTGAGCCTATTAATATAGAACAAAATAACAATTATTCTGATTATTTTGAAAATTCAGTGCTTAAAATTCGCATAGAAAAAGAAATTGATCTTTTAAAACAAAATTTAGAAGAGCAGATCAAAACCATCGCTCAACTAAAAGGCTATAAAATAGTTACTACTAATCCAGACTACACTCTTAAAAGTTCAATCAGTATTTATACGGAAGAAAAAAATGCACAAAAAACAAGCAATTTTATGAGTGGAGATTATGTAAAATCCAATTTAGGTATAAATTTTAAAGGTAAAATAGATTTTATAGATGCACACAATCCACAAAATTCAACCAATCTTTCAAGTAGCACTAAACTAGATTCTTTAGTTGCGCTTAACTATCCTATTAAAAATGATGATGGGGTTAATATGTTTAAAACTACTATCTCCACCGTACCAACTCAACTCAATAAAGGTTTAGAGCAACCTGCTTTTGAAATTGATAAAAGTTTTTTAGCTTTTTATAAAAATACATTAAATACACTTTATAACAATCTACCAAAAGCAACAGACATAGGCAAAACTATACCTAATACAAACAGTGGTTTTAATAGTTTTGATGGCGATGCTACCTTTGAAGAAAGCTTACCTCAAACAAATTCTAATCAAAATAATACAATTGAAAACACGCCTACAAAAAATATTCCTACAAATCCATCTTCAACAAATCAAAATAATCAAAGTAAAAATCAAGATGGGGTAGAAATATTTGAATGA